The genomic interval ACAAAGCACATTTTGAAATCAAAAGCCAAAGCAGAGGAAACTAAAAATCGTGCCATCACTCATGTgcttaataattttttcaattgcTCACCACCACTTAAACGGAATTTAGGATTTcgatatataattaattataacaCAACCAGAACAAAGAAACAATATTTGCCAGATTCCCCGTACATGCGAAAGCTAACAAATTGCTTCGCCCGCCGCCAGTGGATTCAATTCTCATCCAAATCGGGCATCGACATTGCTGTTGCACTGCAAATGTATCGAacattaaatgtaaaatttattgttgcatAAACAGAATGCCAGGAATCGGACCGCATCCAAATCGAACGATGCGTATGTGGCACCTTTAAGTTTTCTGCCCCGGCTCATCCACCCAtcccatctccatccccatcccaTTACCGCCCTCCTTTTCCATCGCCATCATATGGGGCCCCCAGcatctacatctacatctCCATCTGACCGGCTGGAAGGCACATAGAATGGTCGGCTGCAGAGGATGGAGGATTTAGTGCCGCCTCATGCCCAGTGACCAAAAATAACATCAATGGGGGCAAAGCGCGGCGACGGACGCCgtgtgtttgctttgtttataGTTTTCGTGTAAACAATTGCCAGCGGAAAATCGACTTCCCGGCGTGTTGGCGTTCGAGAAAAATCGAATCTGGAAAATGCCCAAAAGCAGCTGGAACTCAAACATTGTAATGAAAAGTGGCCAGGGCAACGAAATAGTACCAAAAATGAAGCTCATGTGGAGGAAATAATCTCCATTTCAGAAATAAgttctttattttatattgctCAATAGCCAATGTAAAAGAGAATATTTTTGGTAGTCGTATTAATTGAATGCAAAACATCTTATACTTTACCCCTATACCCCTTTGAATGTTACCATTACAGAGATGAGTAAGTGAGACCCTGATCCGGGGTCGAACATAAATTAGGAACCTCAAATTGCAGGCCGAGATTCGAAATTGCAGtgggagatgggagatggCAGATGGGCTTGGGCAAGAAGCTCGCTCTTTAATTAATTCTTAGAACGGGTTTCAAGTAAATACCCCTGGACTCATATGGACTCATGTACATATGGTGTGTATGTAAGCGAGTGTCTGGATGTTGGACGATAACCGGTAAACAAGACGACCAGCAATTCCAATTCCACTTCATTTTTGGCAATATAAATAGCCGTCTTCCCTCACTCACAGTCAATTCAAAGTCAGCTTCCCATCCAGACAGCAGCATGTTCAAGACTGTGAGTAACGCGCCACCGAGAGACGATCACTCCAAGGACTAGCCCATTCCTAAACCATTTTTCCAGATCATCGTCTTCCTGGCCCTTTCCATGGCCGTCGTTCTGAGTGCTCCGGTGGAGCACGGCTCATCCACCGCCCAGCCACCGGTGGCAATTCTCGAATCATCTCACGAAAAGCACGAGGATGGATCGTACAACTTCTCCTACCTCGGCGAGGATGGCACCCACAGACGGGAGGAGGCCGTGGTCAGGAACCAGGGCACTGAGAACGAGTACCTGGAGATCAGCGGCTCCTACTCCTACTTCGATGCCAACGGGCAGGAGGTGACCGTCACCTACAAGGCCGATGACCACGGATTTGTGCCCGAGGGCGGTGCCATTCTGCCCCAGATTTCGCTGGCCGCCAAGCAGGTCAGCGAACAGGTGTCCCAGCCAGATCTTGATTACGCTAAGCCTCCTAAGGTCTAATAAACAAGCACGTGATATAGAATCTAGTTGGTTTTGTTCTGGTATTCAGAAAAAGCATCGGTATATAATTGCAAAGATCTCGGGATCTCGATGACGGAATCTCATTTACGACATATGTACATCCAATATACATATCCGCTTAAAGGTGATTTACCATTTGAGTGCTGCCTCCatccaaatgaaaatattgttaGATATAATTTTACTTCCTTCATTTAATGCAGAAACAATTTCAACTACCAATAATAGCTAGAGGACCGCCTGCTCGGCCATCCTGGGGTTCGTAAAGGTTAACAGTGCGCTGAACAActtgaaaatacaaaaatacaactAGGAAGGGGGCAAGGACGTCGGGGCGGGCAGGGGCACTATTATAATACATAAGAGCTCAgagattaaattaaaaacaatgcAATAAATAAGAATTCGATTCCGTCAAGCAAGTGGGAGCAGAGCTCCTTCACTTTTTCACGGGCGTGACCGGGGGCGATCGGTAGGAGTTGACCAGACCACCACCCGAGTTGGGCTTGCGGGCCTTCAGGCGATTCTGAAGCGTCTGCAGCAGTCCGGCGAGCACGTCGTGGTTGGGGATCTTCTTGGCGAACAGGAGACGCTTCACGGAGTCGTCGTAGGTGAGCAGGGCCACCATATTCTGGAGCAGGAAGCACTGGCAGAACTCCAGCAGCCGATTGGCATTGTAGACCTGGAAAAGCAAACCATTCAGGATCACCGCCAAATACCAATCTATGCCATTAGCAGTCCCACCTTGGCGTGAATGTACATCGCCACCACATTGTCCACATCGACCATTTCCGAGCAGCGTGCCTCCGTGTAGCGCAGCAGTCCCTCCAGCTGGAAGAAGCTTGCCGCCGCCATCAGCTCCAGCACATCGCCGTGGGCCACGTCCAAGGAGCTGCAGCCGCCGCAGTAGAGGAACTGCATCACCAGCTGGAAGATGTGGTAGCGTATGTCGTTGATCTGCACCGTGGGCGTGGAACTGCCCTCGCTCAGTTTGGAGCTCAGCATGCTTTGGAAGCGAGGCGATGCGGTGACCAGGACGATCTTGTGTCCGTAGAAGATCTTGCCCTCCACTCTGCAATTCAAAGTTCAAAGGTTTTGTAAGGAATTTGGATTGTTTAGAGCCTACCTCCAGAAAGACTTTGTATATGTATTagttaaaaatcaaatattattaaatgaatgTTTCGCAGCTGACCCACTTTGTACTAGAATAAGTTGTGTTAAATTAAGGTCACACCCACCTGAAGGTCACGTCGCTTAGTTCCGGATTGTTAACGAACTTGGGATCGATGCGGGAGCCCTGGACGGGCTGCATCGGCGGTTGTTCCTTCACCGGAGGCAATGTCTCCCAGCCGAAACAGGTGGCAAAGATGTCCGCCAGGAGGAGGGTGGTGCCCTCGTTCTTGTTCCGGAAAATGTTGAACAGCAGCGGGAGGCACTCGCTCACGAACTGGGCACTGTAGTCGTCGGGACACACTTGCAGGAAGTCTTGGAGCAACTGGTCTATGACCGCGTCCAGTCGCAAGTCGTGGGCCGCCGACAGGGCGTGCATCCAGCAATGGAGGGTCCATGGAACCCCCAGTTTCCGCAGCTCAATGGTTATATCTGGCGAAAAGGAAACGGAGCGCTATTAATTGCATGCAAGTACGCAAAATTTGTACATATCTGCTAAACAAGAATTCATTTCTCgtgaaacacaaaaaaagcaaacaactaGTAAGCAAAATTGTAACGTATCTTAACGTAGCccgattttattttatttagtctAATTTTTAAACAATCCTAAACCGATCAAATGAATTTGCGAGCCATTAAAAccagattgaattaatttagCGGTCAATGGTAGCAGTTTAATTAGAATTGCAAATGGTTTCGCAACCAGCTAACTTTTCGGTTCTGGTAAATACGGGAACTTTTGTGTATTATTGGGTATTATTGGAAATATTTACTATATCTAATATATATCTATAATTATTGTAAGCAACGACTTACGCGTAACATATAcccatttttatataaaacattgTTCCAACTGAACTTACCCAAATGATTATTCTCGGCACTGTGGTACATGGCCTCCTGGAGTCGCTTGATCTGCGTCTTGTTGAGCAGCGGCAGAATGTCCTCGATGTTtccactggcactggcactgtTTGGTCCTCCGGCTCCTCCGGGACCACTTGCTCCCCTTACTCCGCCCACATCGCCCTCGGCCAGCATCTCCTCCAGCGAGAGTACATCCCTCGTTCCAGGAGAAACGGGGTGGGTGAGCAGCTTGCGGAGGCACGATCGGTGTCCGTGGGCAGCAGCCACTGAAATGGCGCAGAAGCAACCCTTCTGCGCGGATCCTGCGAAGCACAGTGAATCCTTCTGCTGCGTGGACAGAAAGGCATTGCCACCGTGGGCCAGCAGCAATGCCACGATCTCCAGGTTGCCAGTGCCGGCTGCCAACTGCAGGGGGGTCAGGGTGCACTTCTCCTCGCTGCTCCTGGCCCCGCCCTCCACCTTACCGCCCCTTTCCAGAAGGATCCTCAGCGCCACGTAGTTGGCCCTGCTGGCGGCGAAGCTCAGAGCAGTCCAGTGCTGGGTGTCCGGCTGGATAGCCGGGTAGCCGGCGCTTCCCGCAGGGGGCACCTCTACATTCGGATCGCATCCCGCGTCCAGGAGAGCGTGCAGTGCCACTTCATCATTTCGGATGCTGGCGATCATCAGAGCGGTCAGCCCAGCGCTGTTCTGGGTGTCGTACCGCGTGGTGGGCGGCAGTAGCTGTGCCGCCTGGGCCAACAATTCCGCCCTACCAGTCAGCAGTAGCTGCGGAAGGAATTCACATAGACGTTCGGTTATaaacacatatgtacatatattctttatcagcatcactagccgagtcgaactgaccatgtccgtctgtccgtctgacTGTccgtatatacatacatactccTCGATTTCAGGAACTATTTAAGCTAGAAAGTTTTGATTCAGTATGCTAATTTCAGAGACACAGACGcacaaacttttgaaaaatgttttaatattttttcattttcgtattagtcttgtaaatttctaacggtttgccaaaaaaaaactttttgccacgcccactctaacgcccacaaaccgccaaaaactgtcagtgttgaagactctccttcgcacttccactaactgagtaacgggtatcagatagtcggggaactcgactatagcgttctctcttgttttatttatttttactttattcTCTTTTCCTAATTCTATAAAAATTCTAGAAAACTGTCAAAATTTCTTCCAatagctaagtaacgggtatctgatagttggggaactcgactatcgCATTTTCTCATGTTAAGGTAAAAATCGTGTAATACACTGTAGAAGAGTGTACATTGAATTACAGATGAGCTCTTCACCGCCGTTAGAAAAATATACTGCAGAATGCACTTACCTTGAACGCCACTCCAATGGTGGCTCGCCTGCCTAGCTCAGAGGTGTCCTCTCCGATTCCGATGCCAATCCCACTGACCACCGGGgaactgcagctgctgctgcccgtTCCCGTGCCCGTGGAGCTGACAGTGGGTGCAGTGTTGAAGTGAGTCTTCTTGGTGGGCAGCTCCTCGTCGTGTGCCACCGGCCTTATGGGACAGTCCACTCCGGGAAGGAGCAATCTGGCGGCCTGCATCACGTCATCCTTGTCAATCATCATGGCATTCCGGTGCTCGGCGTGGGCTGCAGCCACCCTCAACCACTCGGCCAGTGGAGGAAGCACCACGTAGGCCCGCTCGTAGCACAACTCCTGGACGTGGTGGCCCGCGGAGGAGGTTCCTCCGCCTGGAGCAGCTTGAGCCTGCCCAGAATGGCAGCCCGAGGCGGCGAGAAGTTCCGTGTGCTCCAGCTGCGAGCAGCGCATGAAGTAGAAGAGGGCCGCCAGAGCGGATCCGGACAGGGCGGCGGCCAACTGGAACTCCTGCTGGGTGCGAAGGGCCTTCTCCTTCAGCTCCCTTATGCTGCCCACACAGGTGGCTAGATGACCTCGAAAGTCACCGGAGCTGTTACacatgaaaaaagaaaattatgaataataattAGATAAGACATTTCATTTGCTCCCATCACTCCGCCACAATTTTGTATCCTCTATAGCTCCTGATATTACATCGTTCATACGGACGCAGttggacggacagacggaggGACATGGCTAGATTGGTTCGGTTAGTGATCCTgacaagaatatatacttatCGCGGTCGCAAACGGTTCCATACATAcggttacatacttttcaacaagtctaatatacccttttactctacaagtaactGGTATAATAAAAGCCGTTGCCAGAAAGGTTGGAAGTAAATACCTGGCAATAACTTGATCCAAGGAGTTGGCCCATCTGGGCAGAGCCAAGGCGCCACTGGCCACTCTTCCCGCGTTTAGATGGGCGAAAGGCTGAAGCAGTCCCCACACATCCCCGGAACTGGCAATACTTTGATCCAAAGCGGCCGCCGTGCTCCCGTTGCACTGGAGGGCAATCTCCTCCAGCAGATTCTCGATACCGGCGCACAGATACACGGCGGCGTACTCGTGGATGAATTTGCCCAGCCTGGCGTCCGTCATCCAGCGATAGAAGCGCCCCACGGACAATTGGAGGCCCGCCCGTGCGGACTTGCTCTGCTTCAGGGCGCTCTCTCCGGGAACCGCAAACATGGCGGCGGACCTGAGGCACGCCTTCGTGCAGGAGTCCGCCAGCGAGGAGCTGAGCACCACCCGCAGGGCTCCGACCACCTCCTGCTTGGAGCAGAGACCCACTCCGGCCGAGAATCGTTGGATCTCGCGGGCGATCCTCACCAGCGCCCGCTGCAGCAGATAGCCGAGGCGGGAAACCGCCTCTACGGCCAGGTGCTCAGCCTGCTGTTGGCATCGTCCGTTCCTCAGGACCTTCAGGATGCACTGCTGGCTCCACGGCGGATGCTGCAGCTCCACTAGCCGGTTGTGCGAGTCCACCCACACGAACTCGTCAGCACTGGTGCTGGTCACCACCGTCTCCAGCGAAGAGTATCTGCCCAGGCGACGAGCGGGCTCAGAGCTCTCCGATCCGGCGCTCAGGCTGCTGtaggtgctgctgctggtttgGGAGCGCAGTGTGAGCATGGCCAGCTTGATGTCCTCCAGTCCGGTGCCGCTCCACGGAGCTTTTCCGCCTGGCATGATTCCACGCTGCCGACGCGATCGGGTGCTCCTGTTGGTGACTCCCGCCGCCAGGCGATCCTCGGGCAACGGACCCAAGGTCATGCCCCCCGCGGGCGAGGAGCTGTGGCCACCGGTATCCGACATGCTGGCGTGTCCGGAGCTGCGGTTCTCGTCCGAAGAACTGTGGCACTCCTGCACCCGCTGCAGCGCACGGAACTGGTCATGCTGATGAATCCTGGGCGGCGTGGGATTTCCGGCTGTGGTGGGTATGCCCAAAGTATGTCTGCTAGGCGAGACCTGGCTCTGGCCCTGGctttggctctggctctggctcaGACTCCCACTCAGTTGCGGTGGCTGCGACTTAACGGGCGTACTCTGGACCGTGAGTCGCGCCGGTCCAGCCACTGCCCTCTGTGGAATCAGCGCCTTTGAGGCGGCCAGTGGTGACGGCATCTTGCAGGACGAGTTCGCCTGTCCGCCACTgcaggacgaggatgaggccACCATCTTGAGGGGCAGCCCCTTGCTCGGCTGCTGGGCCAGCTCCTTGAACACTCTGGGAGCCGGAGTGGCCATGGCCAACGACAATCCTTTCTGAGACGACAGCGGGTTCTGCGAGGGGGGTAGCTGGCTCTGCACCTGGTGGGGCGACTGCATCTGTGGCGGGGGCACTGGGGGCAGGCCTGTCACTTGGCTGGGAGGCTGGTGCTGGCCAAAGTTGGGTGGCAAGTTGCCAGTGGGTCTGGAAGGAGTTAAGTAAAATAAGGTTAGTGTGTGATTGATTCTAAAGGATTCACATTAAGATCATTGTGAATAATTATTTCTGCTTAAgtaaagtgaaaaataatgAAGTCATAAGAAATCAAAAATGGTTTTAATACTCATGGAAAACAGCAAATTTGTATCCACAAAATCAAAAGTAAAACCATGGCTAAGCTTCTAAATTAAAGCTGACCCATTTTCAGCCCCATAAATATTGCAACTCATTAAAATCCTCAACTCTTTAAAGCAGAAAGAATGCCAGCCAAATTAAACAATGGATTTTACTAACGGGCAGCGAGAAATCTCTGCTAATCTTTGTCAACACAGTCTTGACCATCTTCTAGTTAGCCACGAGCCCAACTTCACACCTGATTAGTGCAGTAGTCCCAGTAGGAAATGTGGAACGTagttatatactttttatagcACTTTGTCGATTGAAgaacttaaaaatgtttaggATCCACGAATTGATCAATATATTGCAAGCAGGTGAATCCGTTCTCTACGAATTaagtaatattttaaagaagcAGACAAAATGTTAACATCGCATGACCGGAGTCTTGAAGTGGGTTGATCTTCGTCTCCACGATTCGTTCTCACATTTCTTTTTGCGTTTACGACCATCATCTTCTAACTGGGTTGCCAACTTCAAATACAAAGCGATATTAAAAGCCAGTTAcgatttttcatttgcatgcgaaaaagtcttttgatttttcattctttttggGCTCGTTATCATTCAAATTTTGCCCATCCCTTTGACAGTCTATGCTGTAACTTGAGCTCTGATTGACCTAAATTTCAAATGCTGGGATCTTTATTGTCTTTTTGACAATATGTCTTTAATACAGATTTTTAAGATCTAAACAATGTTCTGTGCTAAATGCGATTTATGAGTGGTGCTTCGAATTTCTTCTGAGTACTGTTATAATGATCTTATTCTGAACTTGAATATTTAGTGGTCTTTATTCACCGAGCAGTGACCTTTGGATTTctgtttgcaaaatatttgccttgtTTGTTCatcgattttgttttatatttaaaccaaaaagctaaaaattatttaagagCTATTATGTCATTTTTTGCATTGCAGCTCGAAGTTTAATTTCCCACAGAACCGATCAATTTCCTAAAACTCATCTATGGAGCTTGTACAACCAACCTCACGATCTGTATCTAAATATTATCAGATATAAATACAACATCCGTTCTAATGGAGTTCATTAAAATGAACATTTGAAGTTCGTTTGTTTCCGATAATCATTCTTTGACTGGGTTTTGCAGTCTTGGTTAACTGAGTGTTTTACTCAGAGTAAGAGGATATATTAGACTCGATCATAGGTATGTTACAGGTAAAAGAAGAAAGGGTTCTCGATGGcgaaaagtatatatattttttagacCAGGATCACTATCCGAGTCGATCTGCCCAAGTCCCTCTGTAGGTCGAGACTCGGACGCCCAAACGACGTTACTTTCCTTTTTGCCAATCAAAAGGCCACCCAATTCTACGCCCAGACGAAATCCCTTTTCCCCGACTTTCACAAAAGAATTGCAGCAGTGCAACGTGAATAGAAATGTAAAATGGAATTGGGGagcagaaaataattaataatagcTTAAGATCTGAAGAGTTCCCAGTACCGTTTCGCCGCCCTCCGCCACTCCTGGACGTAGCTCCAGTCGCACGAGTCTGTCTCCGCCTCATCTTGGCCAGGGTCGTCGCAATCATCATCCTCATTACCATCGTTATTATCACCGACGGCTGCATCGGACTCGGATTTCGTTGGACCCACCACGGCCAGAGTGGGCTTTGCCACCGTTTCCACCAGCGCACTGGCTCGCCGGTAATTGCCTTCAATTCTGATATTAATTACGCCGTTCTGCACGCTCTCAATGTAGGGCGGCAGTTCGTCATTCGCTGGCGGGCCAGTCTCCGGTTTCCCCTCCAcctgctgcacctgctgcaCCTTCTTCCCCTTTTCCACTGCCGGTTGGGCCTCCTCCGCCACGCCGGTCTTCAGTTTCTGGGACATCTCTTGCAGCAGCTGCGAGTGGAGTTCCTTGGGCGAGGGCAGCGGCGATTGCTGGCCACCGCGGTGGATGGAGTCGCCGAAGTAGATGACCACTTTGTGGTTGGGCTTCTTCGTCCGCGGCGAATCCTCCGTCGCCCAGTCCGGCAGCTCCTCGATGGGCGTGGGCGAGGGCGTCtgcggggggcgtggcaccggCATCTGCTGGGCCAGCATTTCGCTGTTCCTCAGCGATTGTGGCTGGAAGTTCTTAAGGGAGATGCCGCGGCGTCGCAGGATGAAGTTGTCGTTCAGCATCCTGCTGAACAATGTGGGCGGTGAAGGAGCCACCTTCTTGCCACTGGGCTTGTATCCTCGTAACTCGCGGCACAGGCTGCAGGTGCAATCTTTGGTGCAATACATGCTGCTTTTAGTTTCGCTTTGGTTTCATTTCAGATACTTTCACAGAGAATTACCCCTTTTGGGCTAACttattgcattattttaagggattatattatattatttgcatgttatatttacaaatttcttttaacggaaatattaataattctCGAAATATCTTGAGATGGTTTTCGGTAGCAGAAACATTTATCTTGTTCACTTATGCGTCACAATCGGGGTTTCTTAAGCACATCTGCTTTTTCTTCAGCACAAAACTATGTTATTCTCTACATTTCAatggtttttaatattttaaaaaacttctttGAGCACAGTTAGCTTCTTCTTCTGCCAGAATcatgttttccatttcactGTCGCACTGGTAACAATggtaattatgcaaattataaaCTGTCCTAGCTTTTTGGTGTTCATCCATCCGCGGCCGAAACTTCGCATCCAAAGCTGTGTGCCCGAAATCCGGACCCGCCGACTATCAAAAACCGTTCGCTCCCGTCTGGTACTGAAGCTCGACTGAATTGGAAGCTCGGATTCGGTCTGAGCCCCAGCTCGCAGCCAGCTGCGCCGGCGCAGAAGTCGACTGCGCTGCTTAGTCATTGTCGGCGGCGGCGGTATCtgtttttcctcattttcaCAGCGTGGCTTGGGCCCCCGGGGGGATCGGGGATGCAGGGTTCCGGGGATGAGGCCACCTTGCATGGAGGGTCTTCGGGTCTTCGGCTCTATCGGCTTGGgtaatttttccatttgcttCTCAGCTGTGTGACCAAAACAATGGGTCTGCACCAACATTTGACATCCACAGCCGCCAGCGGCGCAGAAACAACCTCAGCACCAGCTACATCAGCCAGCTTTGGGGGCTCACTTTGGACGCCGAGCGATGTACTAGATGTACTGGAGCAGCGTCAgtgagttttctttttcatttttcccgcttgcctttttcaaaaaatcaaaatcactGCGATCGGCGGCAGAGATGCTCAGCGGTGAAATTTTCAACAGGAGAATGGAAAATTGACAAACGCAGAAACTGAAGTTGAAGATACAGCTTATATGAGTTATTATTGATATCATTTTACTTGTCAAGCTAAGATTAACAGAACTTAAGTATTGAATATCAACCCATTATATACATAGCTTTTAATCACTGTTGTTACTCCTGCAGTTAAAAGAGTTTCAGCCATTTCTGTGATCACCGAAACCCTCAAAAACCCGCGGAAACCCTCTACCATCTCTAGCGAAGTGACTGGCTCAAGTGGCTACCAACTCTGGTGGCGAGCCCTGCTCTGAATTTAATTATGTATAACTGTTTGGCGGGGCCAAGGGAGCATAGCACCTCAGCTCCacagcacacagcacacagcTCACAGCACCACCCAGCACACGAAGGTTATACAATCCAGCACTTATCAGATCGTTTTGCCAGCTTCCTTCCAGCACGGGATTGCCCGCTtccaagatagaaaaatcaGCCAGGTTCTGAGCTGAGACCTCTGAGGTTTGAGATCCGAGCATGGGCAGACGTGCGTAGGCTTCGAGATACATCTACAAGATACATCTCATGTGTGGAGCAAATAAATTGCCGAGCGTAACCTGCTCCTAATGATTTATACAAGCCCAGGCACGCTGACTTAACGGTTTCTTGGGGTtagc from Drosophila yakuba strain Tai18E2 chromosome 3L, Prin_Dyak_Tai18E2_2.1, whole genome shotgun sequence carries:
- the LOC6539807 gene encoding larval cuticle protein LCP-17 — protein: MYIWCVCKRVSGCWTITGKQDDQQFQFHFIFGNINSRLPSLTVNSKSASHPDSSMFKTIIVFLALSMAVVLSAPVEHGSSTAQPPVAILESSHEKHEDGSYNFSYLGEDGTHRREEAVVRNQGTENEYLEISGSYSYFDANGQEVTVTYKADDHGFVPEGGAILPQISLAAKQVSEQVSQPDLDYAKPPKV